In a single window of the Bacillus clarus genome:
- a CDS encoding DinB family protein, producing the protein MVQLEALFRYNWQVRDEWFEWCKQLPEKELLYKRVGGVGSILQTLFHIVDVEYSWINDLQGKEDVEPKFKDYQSLQKVQELSSVYRRELEVFLKTWSEDVENKIVKVSWTNKTYKYGEVLRHVIAHEIHHIGQLSIWSRELDLKPVSANLIGRGLFC; encoded by the coding sequence ATGGTTCAGTTAGAAGCTTTATTTCGTTACAATTGGCAAGTAAGAGATGAGTGGTTTGAATGGTGTAAGCAGCTGCCTGAAAAGGAATTACTTTATAAACGAGTTGGGGGAGTAGGGAGTATTCTGCAAACACTATTTCATATTGTAGATGTCGAGTATAGCTGGATTAATGATCTTCAAGGGAAAGAAGATGTTGAACCAAAGTTCAAAGATTACCAGTCGCTTCAAAAAGTGCAAGAGTTATCTAGTGTATATAGAAGAGAGTTAGAAGTTTTTTTAAAAACATGGTCTGAAGACGTAGAGAATAAAATAGTAAAGGTTTCATGGACAAATAAAACGTACAAATACGGTGAAGTTTTGCGCCATGTAATTGCACATGAAATACATCATATAGGCCAGTTATCTATATGGTCTAGAGAATTGGATTTAAAACCTGTTTCAGCAAACTTAATCGGAAGAGGATTATTTTGTTAA
- a CDS encoding acyl-CoA carboxylase subunit beta encodes MLEQKQQSNSFEERVETIKQGGAPKYHEQNKAKGKIFVRDRLALLFDNGEYVEDALFANCEQTGLPADGVVTATGKIHGRTVCVMANDSTVKAGSWGSRTVEKILRIQETAEKLRVPLFYLVDSAGARITDQVEMFPGRRGAGRIFYNQVKLSGKVPQICLLFGPSAAGGAYIPAFCDVVMMVEGNASMYLGSPRMAEMVIGEKVTLEEMGGARMHCSVSGCGDVLCKTEEDAIAQARQYISYFPSNYLEKTPTATPQEPKHFEKTLEQIIPENQNAPFNMKDLINRIIDEGSFFEVKKLFAQELITGLGRIDGKPVGIIANQPRMKGGVLFHDSADKAAKFINLCDAYHIPLLFLADVPGFMIGTKVERAGIIRHGAKMISAMSEATVPKISIIVRKAYGAGLYAMAGPAFEPDCCLALPTASIAVMGPEAAVNAVYANKIAALPEEERASFIAEKREEYKKDIDIYRLASEMVIDGIVHPNHLREELKQRFEMYMSKYQVFTDRKHPVYPV; translated from the coding sequence ATGTTAGAGCAAAAACAACAATCTAATTCATTTGAAGAACGAGTTGAGACAATTAAACAAGGCGGAGCACCGAAATATCATGAACAAAATAAAGCAAAAGGAAAAATCTTTGTTCGAGATCGTTTAGCCCTTCTATTTGATAATGGCGAATATGTGGAAGATGCATTATTTGCAAATTGTGAACAAACAGGATTACCAGCGGATGGTGTTGTAACTGCAACTGGTAAAATACATGGCCGCACTGTATGTGTAATGGCAAATGATTCAACAGTTAAAGCTGGATCTTGGGGTTCACGTACAGTTGAAAAGATTTTACGTATTCAAGAAACAGCTGAAAAATTACGTGTTCCATTATTTTATTTAGTGGACTCTGCGGGTGCACGTATTACTGATCAAGTTGAAATGTTCCCAGGGCGCCGTGGTGCAGGAAGAATTTTTTACAATCAAGTAAAGTTATCAGGTAAAGTCCCTCAAATTTGCTTACTTTTTGGACCTTCAGCAGCTGGTGGTGCATATATTCCTGCATTTTGTGACGTTGTTATGATGGTTGAAGGAAATGCGTCTATGTATTTAGGTTCTCCGCGTATGGCTGAAATGGTTATCGGGGAAAAAGTAACATTAGAAGAAATGGGCGGCGCTCGTATGCATTGCTCTGTATCTGGATGCGGAGATGTTTTATGTAAAACAGAAGAAGATGCAATTGCTCAAGCTAGACAATATATTTCATATTTTCCAAGCAACTACTTAGAAAAGACTCCTACGGCTACACCTCAAGAACCGAAACATTTCGAAAAAACGTTAGAACAAATTATTCCAGAAAATCAAAATGCTCCTTTTAATATGAAAGATCTTATTAACCGAATTATTGATGAAGGCTCTTTCTTTGAAGTGAAAAAACTGTTTGCTCAAGAATTAATTACAGGTTTAGGGCGTATCGATGGTAAACCTGTTGGTATTATCGCAAATCAGCCACGTATGAAAGGTGGGGTATTATTCCACGATTCCGCTGATAAAGCAGCAAAGTTTATAAATTTATGTGATGCATATCATATCCCATTACTATTCCTTGCTGACGTACCTGGTTTTATGATTGGTACGAAAGTTGAGCGTGCTGGTATTATTCGTCACGGTGCAAAAATGATTTCCGCAATGAGTGAAGCAACTGTACCAAAAATTTCTATTATTGTTCGTAAAGCGTATGGAGCTGGTTTATACGCGATGGCAGGTCCCGCTTTTGAGCCAGATTGCTGTTTAGCATTACCGACAGCCTCAATCGCAGTAATGGGACCAGAAGCAGCTGTTAATGCTGTATATGCAAATAAAATTGCAGCTTTACCAGAAGAAGAGCGCGCAAGTTTTATTGCTGAAAAACGTGAAGAGTATAAAAAGGATATTGATATTTATCGACTAGCATCAGAGATGGTGATTGATGGTATTGTCCATCCAAATCATTTACGTGAAGAGTTAAAACAACGTTTCGAAATGTATATGAGTAAATATCAAGTGTTTACAGATCGTAAACATCCTGTTTATCCAGTATAA
- a CDS encoding acetyl-CoA carboxylase biotin carboxyl carrier protein subunit has product MMTKVYASMAGNVWKIVVGVGDTVEEEQDVVILESMKMEIPIVSEEAGTVMKINVQEGDFVNEGDVLLEIE; this is encoded by the coding sequence ATGATGACAAAAGTATATGCATCGATGGCAGGAAATGTTTGGAAAATTGTTGTAGGAGTAGGAGATACAGTAGAGGAAGAGCAAGATGTCGTCATTTTGGAATCTATGAAAATGGAAATTCCAATCGTTTCAGAAGAAGCTGGAACAGTAATGAAAATAAATGTGCAAGAAGGCGATTTTGTAAATGAAGGCGATGTATTACTAGAAATTGAATAG
- a CDS encoding hydroxymethylglutaryl-CoA lyase → MKLPNFAVIKEVGPRDGLQNEKKIVGTKDKVKWIQLLTEAGLSYIEVSSFVHPKWVPALADANDVFTELKRNPDVTYAALVPNQNGLERALLQNVDEVNVFLSASESHNKSNINKSIKEALVVIENIAKQARFEGKKVRGYVSTVFGCPYEGEVSIDAVDELCNQLFSMGIYEVSLGDTIGVANPLQVEIVLERLLKKYDSSQFAMHFHNTYGMALANVIQSLEYGITTFDSSCGGLGGCPYAPGASGNVATDDLVHMLHKLGVQTNINEEKLLQASQFIQSKLNIQLPSHVYRALQHKTISR, encoded by the coding sequence TTGAAATTACCTAATTTTGCTGTCATTAAAGAAGTAGGGCCACGAGATGGCCTGCAAAATGAAAAGAAAATTGTTGGCACAAAAGATAAAGTGAAATGGATTCAATTACTTACAGAAGCAGGATTGTCATATATTGAAGTTTCCTCCTTCGTTCACCCAAAATGGGTTCCTGCATTAGCTGATGCAAATGATGTATTTACAGAGCTAAAAAGAAATCCAGATGTTACATATGCTGCGCTTGTTCCAAATCAAAACGGTTTGGAACGAGCTCTTTTGCAAAATGTAGACGAGGTGAATGTTTTTTTATCAGCAAGTGAATCACACAATAAAAGTAATATTAATAAATCTATTAAAGAAGCATTAGTTGTAATAGAAAATATTGCGAAACAAGCGAGATTTGAAGGGAAGAAAGTAAGAGGCTATGTTTCTACTGTATTTGGTTGCCCATATGAAGGAGAGGTAAGCATTGATGCAGTAGATGAATTATGTAATCAACTTTTTTCAATGGGCATATATGAAGTCTCTCTTGGTGACACAATTGGTGTGGCGAATCCATTACAAGTCGAAATTGTATTAGAACGTTTACTTAAAAAATATGATTCTTCTCAATTTGCAATGCACTTCCATAATACGTATGGTATGGCACTAGCGAACGTAATCCAATCGCTAGAATATGGCATCACAACATTTGATAGTTCTTGTGGTGGCCTTGGAGGTTGCCCTTATGCACCAGGAGCATCAGGGAATGTTGCAACAGATGATTTAGTACATATGCTCCATAAATTAGGTGTACAAACGAATATAAATGAAGAAAAGTTGTTACAAGCTAGTCAGTTTATTCAAAGTAAGTTGAATATCCAATTACCGAGTCATGTGTATAGAGCGCTTCAACATAAAACTATAAGTAGGTGA
- a CDS encoding alpha/beta hydrolase, whose product MCKEESVQIDDFKIYTKIVQGQKKQPAIILEAGYGDYSKAWEHIAEELTEYGTVLVYDRAGLGKSEKSFKRRISSEMVKELRGVVQQLQLKPPYILVGHSFGGINVRLFASSYPEETFGVVLVDSTPENYKLDFLPIMSLEFQEAYYKQFIYESTYEEFTHSLGEATEYCKSMGDILLVVLAAGKKAFYSREAQKKWLQLQEELLRLSTQHKFMIAENSGHYIQKDEPQRVIEAVKWIVSQT is encoded by the coding sequence ATTTGTAAAGAAGAATCTGTACAAATAGATGACTTTAAAATATATACAAAAATAGTACAAGGACAGAAGAAGCAACCGGCTATTATATTGGAAGCTGGTTATGGTGATTATTCAAAGGCTTGGGAGCATATTGCGGAAGAGCTTACTGAATACGGAACAGTACTTGTATATGATCGAGCTGGTTTAGGAAAAAGTGAAAAAAGTTTTAAACGACGTATTAGTTCTGAGATGGTAAAAGAGTTAAGAGGTGTTGTGCAGCAACTACAACTTAAGCCACCTTATATTTTAGTAGGGCATTCCTTTGGTGGCATCAATGTCAGGTTGTTCGCTTCTTCTTATCCAGAAGAAACGTTTGGAGTTGTATTAGTTGACTCAACACCTGAAAATTATAAACTAGATTTTTTACCAATCATGTCTCTTGAATTTCAAGAAGCTTATTACAAGCAATTTATATATGAAAGTACATACGAAGAATTTACGCATAGTTTAGGTGAAGCTACTGAATATTGTAAGTCGATGGGGGATATTCTGCTTGTTGTATTAGCTGCAGGAAAAAAAGCCTTTTATTCTAGAGAAGCACAAAAGAAATGGCTACAATTGCAAGAAGAGTTGTTACGTTTATCAACACAGCATAAATTTATGATTGCAGAAAATAGTGGTCATTATATTCAGAAGGATGAGCCTCAGCGTGTCATAGAGGCTGTTAAGTGGATTGTAAGTCAAACATAA
- a CDS encoding acetyl-CoA carboxylase biotin carboxylase subunit produces the protein MFQKILIANRGEIAVRIIKTCQNLGIRTVAIYSEADENALHVKMANEAYLVGGPRVQESYLNLEKIIEIAKKTNAEAIHPGYGLLSENPSFPIRCKEEGIVFIGPSEEIIAKMGSKIESRLAMQEADVPVVPGITTNIETAEEAIEIAKQIGYPLMLKASAGGGGIGMQLMETEQTLTKAFESNKTRAQNFFGNGEMYLERYIADAHHIEIQLLADTHGNTVYLWERECSVQRRNQKVIEEAPSPFLDEGTRKAMGEVAVQAAKALGYTNAGTVEFLVDDQKNFYFLEMNTRLQVEHPVTEEITGLDLVEQQLRIASGEKLSFTQEDVNRSGHAIEARIYAEDPKTFFPSPGKITGLTLPTKVRMDHFLENNVTITPFYDPMIAKVIAHGETREEAISKLQDALQELKVEGIKTNTPMLLQVLEDDVFKSGIYTTGFVTKQLVKK, from the coding sequence ATGTTTCAAAAAATATTAATTGCTAATCGCGGGGAAATCGCAGTTCGTATTATTAAAACTTGCCAAAATCTTGGCATTCGCACCGTTGCTATTTACTCAGAGGCAGATGAAAATGCACTCCATGTAAAAATGGCAAATGAAGCTTATCTAGTAGGTGGACCGCGTGTCCAAGAAAGTTATTTAAATCTTGAAAAGATTATTGAAATAGCTAAGAAGACAAATGCAGAAGCGATTCATCCAGGATACGGATTGTTATCAGAAAATCCGTCGTTTCCGATTCGCTGTAAAGAGGAAGGAATCGTGTTTATCGGTCCTTCAGAAGAAATTATTGCCAAGATGGGAAGTAAAATTGAGTCACGATTAGCAATGCAAGAAGCAGATGTTCCGGTAGTTCCAGGTATTACAACAAATATTGAAACTGCTGAAGAAGCAATTGAAATTGCAAAACAAATTGGTTATCCATTAATGCTAAAGGCATCCGCGGGCGGCGGAGGCATTGGAATGCAGTTGATGGAAACTGAGCAAACGCTCACCAAAGCATTTGAAAGTAATAAAACAAGAGCACAGAATTTCTTTGGTAATGGTGAAATGTATTTAGAGCGTTATATCGCAGATGCACACCATATTGAAATTCAGCTTCTTGCAGATACACACGGTAATACGGTGTATTTATGGGAACGCGAATGCTCTGTACAACGTAGAAACCAAAAAGTAATTGAGGAAGCACCTTCACCATTTTTAGATGAAGGGACGCGGAAAGCGATGGGAGAGGTCGCTGTACAAGCTGCAAAAGCTCTCGGTTATACAAATGCAGGTACAGTAGAATTTCTAGTAGATGACCAGAAAAACTTCTATTTCTTAGAGATGAATACGAGATTACAAGTAGAGCATCCAGTTACAGAAGAAATTACAGGTTTAGATCTTGTAGAACAACAGCTTCGGATTGCTTCTGGAGAAAAGCTTTCCTTTACACAGGAAGATGTAAACCGTAGTGGTCATGCCATTGAGGCTCGTATTTACGCAGAGGACCCAAAAACGTTCTTCCCATCTCCAGGGAAAATTACCGGCTTAACGTTACCGACAAAAGTTCGTATGGATCACTTTTTAGAGAATAATGTAACGATAACGCCTTTCTATGATCCAATGATTGCAAAAGTAATAGCACATGGTGAAACTCGTGAAGAAGCAATTTCAAAATTACAAGATGCGCTGCAAGAGTTAAAAGTAGAAGGTATTAAAACAAATACACCAATGCTACTGCAAGTATTGGAAGACGATGTATTCAAAAGTGGTATTTATACAACTGGATTTGTAACGAAACAACTCGTTAAAAAATAA
- a CDS encoding AMP-binding protein, whose amino-acid sequence MKQAVWFPTEEYKDKTRLYGWMKSLGYDDYENFYNKSIEETAWFWGEAEKAVGYQWMKPYTEVLDLENGTPFAQWYTGGTCNVVESVLSRWLAEEETRLQPALMYEGENGTSKSFTYEELDSWVSRVANGLKHAGIEKGDRVTIYMPMIPETVVAMLAVMKIGAIISPIFSGFAADAVMTRVQAAGSKMIITADGFSRRGKIVSLKDEVDKACEHCPTVEKVVIVRHAGNDFTPYNYDFSWSTLEKEKPFIHAEEMNSDDPLMLIYTSGTTGKPKGTVHTHAGFPLKAAFDAGFGMNIKQGDRVLWVTDMGWMMGPFLLFGSLINGATMVMYEGVPDFPEVDRLWQTVDQYEITHLGISPTLIRALMAKGDEYVHKHSLKSLEVFASTGEPWNPDPWMWLFETIGKGKIPICNYSGGTEISGGIFGNVLIKPIAPISFNASLPGMAAVVLDDQGKPIRDVVGELCLEKPWVGMTKSFWEDDERYVNTYWSRFENKWVHGDWVIYDGEQYIITGRSDDTLNIAGKRIGPAEYESILVKHNDVIEAAAIGVPDDVKGEVCHCFVVLRDGVVLSEELKKELLNLVNSHIGKALCPKDIHVVEDLPKTRNSKVMRRVIKAAYLGKELGDLSSLVNPEVVTYIQGLQSNQI is encoded by the coding sequence TTGAAACAAGCTGTTTGGTTTCCAACAGAAGAATACAAAGATAAAACGCGTTTATATGGCTGGATGAAATCATTAGGTTATGATGACTATGAAAATTTCTATAATAAGTCAATTGAAGAAACAGCGTGGTTTTGGGGAGAGGCCGAAAAAGCGGTAGGCTATCAATGGATGAAACCATATACGGAAGTATTAGATTTAGAAAATGGTACGCCATTTGCACAGTGGTATACTGGCGGAACGTGTAACGTTGTAGAATCTGTTTTATCTCGTTGGCTTGCAGAAGAAGAGACAAGATTGCAGCCTGCTCTTATGTATGAAGGAGAGAATGGTACATCAAAATCTTTCACATATGAAGAACTAGATAGCTGGGTAAGTCGTGTTGCAAACGGATTGAAACACGCAGGAATCGAGAAAGGCGATCGCGTAACGATTTATATGCCGATGATTCCTGAGACAGTTGTCGCTATGTTAGCCGTAATGAAAATTGGGGCGATTATATCTCCAATTTTCTCAGGTTTTGCCGCTGATGCAGTTATGACGCGTGTACAAGCAGCTGGTTCAAAAATGATTATTACAGCTGATGGATTCTCTCGTCGCGGGAAAATCGTTTCTTTAAAAGACGAGGTAGATAAAGCGTGTGAACATTGCCCGACTGTTGAGAAAGTTGTTATCGTTCGTCATGCAGGAAATGATTTTACACCGTATAACTATGATTTTTCATGGAGTACTTTAGAAAAAGAAAAGCCATTTATACATGCTGAGGAAATGAATAGTGATGATCCGCTCATGCTCATTTATACATCAGGAACGACTGGTAAGCCAAAAGGAACAGTGCACACACATGCTGGCTTCCCTTTAAAGGCTGCATTTGACGCAGGATTCGGTATGAATATTAAGCAAGGCGATCGTGTATTATGGGTAACTGACATGGGCTGGATGATGGGGCCGTTCTTATTATTTGGTTCACTTATTAATGGAGCAACAATGGTTATGTATGAAGGTGTTCCGGATTTCCCAGAAGTGGATCGATTATGGCAAACTGTTGATCAGTATGAAATTACTCACCTCGGTATTTCACCGACATTAATTCGCGCGTTGATGGCAAAAGGTGATGAATACGTACACAAGCACTCTTTAAAAAGTTTAGAAGTATTCGCATCAACAGGAGAACCTTGGAATCCAGATCCTTGGATGTGGCTTTTTGAAACAATTGGAAAAGGTAAAATTCCTATTTGTAACTATTCAGGTGGAACCGAAATTTCTGGTGGAATTTTCGGAAATGTTCTTATTAAACCAATTGCACCAATTAGTTTTAATGCATCTTTACCAGGGATGGCAGCAGTCGTGCTTGATGATCAAGGGAAGCCAATCCGCGATGTGGTTGGAGAATTATGTTTAGAAAAACCTTGGGTAGGTATGACAAAAAGCTTCTGGGAAGATGATGAACGTTATGTTAACACATATTGGTCACGTTTTGAAAATAAATGGGTGCATGGTGATTGGGTTATTTATGACGGTGAACAATATATTATTACAGGGCGTTCGGATGATACATTAAATATCGCGGGAAAACGTATCGGACCTGCTGAATATGAATCTATTCTTGTGAAACATAATGATGTAATAGAAGCAGCAGCAATTGGTGTACCTGATGATGTAAAAGGTGAAGTTTGTCATTGCTTCGTTGTTTTACGAGACGGTGTAGTACTTTCTGAAGAATTAAAGAAAGAATTACTGAATTTAGTAAATTCACATATAGGAAAAGCTTTATGTCCAAAAGATATTCACGTTGTAGAAGATTTACCGAAAACTCGTAATTCAAAAGTAATGAGACGTGTCATTAAAGCTGCGTACTTAGGAAAAGAGTTAGGGGATTTATCGTCACTTGTAAATCCAGAAGTAGTTACTTACATTCAAGGGCTACAATCTAATCAAATATAA
- a CDS encoding D-alanyl-D-alanine carboxypeptidase family protein — MQFFKKIAILLLSFLITAIIVLYFYLYVNGPIVQAKSAILIDASSGEIVYKKNENTTLPSATLSKLMTEYIVLEQIQNGTIQWKDYVKTSNLAFRMEVNPIHITSKDKVTVRDLFHTLLLTADNRATLALAEHISENEKNFTKLMNEKAKQLGLSQETPFVTATGMSNEQNKASKVTALDASKLAQRLITDYPAILHITSLTSYQFTFKDIQVFNTNKMIYSLDQNIKLKGVDGLQTSFSNNDNYSFIGTAKQGDTRLISVILEADGENASFIETKKLFNYGFDPTYLSSLQALKNSITSWSSLLHFKNLFLQTITIFLIVAVSVLLHIRKKNSDDF, encoded by the coding sequence ATGCAATTCTTTAAAAAAATAGCAATTTTACTTTTATCTTTTCTTATCACTGCAATTATTGTTTTATATTTCTATCTTTATGTAAATGGTCCTATCGTTCAAGCTAAATCAGCTATTTTAATAGATGCTTCTTCAGGTGAAATTGTTTACAAAAAAAATGAAAATACCACCCTTCCATCAGCTACCTTATCTAAGTTGATGACAGAATATATTGTATTAGAACAAATACAGAATGGTACGATACAATGGAAAGATTATGTCAAAACAAGTAATCTGGCTTTTCGAATGGAAGTTAACCCTATTCATATAACATCTAAGGATAAAGTAACGGTCCGTGACTTATTTCATACGCTACTTTTGACTGCAGACAATCGTGCAACACTCGCTCTAGCAGAACATATATCTGAAAACGAAAAGAATTTCACAAAATTAATGAATGAAAAAGCGAAACAATTAGGATTATCACAAGAAACTCCGTTTGTAACAGCTACCGGAATGTCAAATGAGCAAAATAAAGCATCTAAAGTAACCGCTTTAGATGCTTCGAAATTAGCTCAGCGCTTAATAACAGATTATCCAGCTATATTACATATAACTAGTTTAACTTCATATCAGTTCACCTTCAAAGATATTCAAGTTTTTAATACAAACAAAATGATTTATTCACTTGATCAAAACATTAAACTTAAAGGTGTTGATGGATTACAAACTAGTTTCTCAAATAATGATAATTATAGTTTTATCGGAACAGCCAAACAAGGAGATACAAGATTAATTTCAGTTATATTAGAGGCAGATGGGGAGAACGCTTCTTTTATTGAAACAAAAAAATTGTTTAATTATGGTTTTGATCCTACTTATCTTTCCTCGTTGCAAGCTCTAAAAAATTCTATTACTTCTTGGTCATCATTACTGCATTTTAAAAATTTGTTTCTACAAACAATAACGATTTTCTTAATCGTTGCTGTTTCAGTATTACTACATATACGCAAAAAAAATTCAGATGATTTTTAA
- a CDS encoding GNAT family N-acetyltransferase, translating to MIKLEYFKREDFKQLINWVYSEEFIVQWAGTAFTYPLDEQQLEKYLENANHENAHVFAYKVIDKKSEKVIGHISLGQIDSINKSARIGKVLVGDTSMRGRSIGKQMMQLALAVAFKELKLHRVSLGVFDFNTPAIACYEKIGFVKEGLLRDARKVGNKYWNLCEMSMLEHEWKNKQ from the coding sequence ATGATTAAACTCGAATATTTTAAAAGAGAGGATTTTAAACAATTAATAAATTGGGTCTATTCCGAAGAATTTATAGTACAATGGGCAGGAACAGCATTTACATATCCATTAGATGAACAGCAATTAGAGAAGTATTTAGAGAATGCTAATCATGAAAATGCTCATGTATTTGCATATAAAGTTATAGATAAGAAGAGTGAAAAAGTTATCGGGCATATTTCGCTTGGACAGATAGATTCAATCAATAAATCTGCAAGAATTGGAAAAGTTTTAGTTGGTGATACAAGTATGAGAGGAAGATCTATCGGAAAGCAGATGATGCAATTGGCGCTTGCTGTTGCATTTAAAGAGTTAAAACTACATAGGGTTTCTCTTGGTGTGTTTGATTTTAATACACCAGCGATTGCGTGTTATGAAAAGATTGGTTTTGTAAAAGAAGGGTTATTACGAGATGCTAGGAAAGTAGGAAATAAGTATTGGAACCTGTGCGAAATGAGCATGTTGGAGCATGAATGGAAAAACAAACAGTAA
- a CDS encoding sensor histidine kinase produces the protein MRNEAFDILKVIPKWKIIFWLLLAILLTPITELIIYRLVTSVIDSSLTLTELGKEFIRIIGYEKYRGLKESLWIMMISYLFLFSIFSSYVYIFYRHEKKLYYEDCIKKMIEEIRYIANGNFNHKVSILQHNYLEDLATGVNQIVEQLKVSIEEERQTEQAKSELITNVSHDLRTPLTSIVGYVNLIHHDNYRDEVELRHYIQVIYDKVTRLNMLMNDLFEYTRVQNKELSLNCVPIDIVELLGQLTVQFRMQVQEANIECRPSFPPQKLMVLADGDKLVRVFENLIINAITYGNDGEYIDMIAYESNNMIAIDITNYGQPIPSTDLPHIFERFYRVEKSRSTHTGGSGLGLAISKSIVELHNGKIEVYSDDEKTTFTVKLLPYKC, from the coding sequence TTGAGAAATGAAGCATTTGACATATTAAAAGTCATTCCGAAATGGAAAATTATTTTTTGGCTTTTACTAGCAATCTTACTCACCCCCATTACCGAACTAATCATATATCGCCTCGTTACAAGTGTAATTGATAGTTCTCTTACCTTAACAGAGCTAGGTAAGGAGTTTATTAGAATTATTGGCTATGAAAAGTATAGAGGTTTAAAAGAATCTTTATGGATTATGATGATTTCTTATTTGTTTTTATTTTCTATTTTTTCTTCTTATGTTTATATTTTTTATCGTCATGAAAAGAAACTATATTATGAAGATTGTATAAAAAAAATGATTGAAGAAATTCGTTATATTGCCAACGGAAACTTTAACCACAAAGTCTCTATTTTACAACATAATTACTTAGAAGATTTAGCAACAGGAGTCAATCAAATTGTAGAACAATTAAAAGTTTCTATTGAAGAAGAAAGACAAACTGAACAAGCTAAGAGCGAACTTATTACAAATGTATCACACGATTTACGAACACCACTTACATCTATAGTTGGATATGTAAATTTAATTCATCACGATAATTATAGAGATGAAGTGGAGTTACGTCACTACATTCAAGTTATTTACGATAAAGTAACTCGTTTAAACATGTTAATGAATGATTTGTTTGAATATACACGTGTTCAAAATAAAGAACTAAGTTTAAATTGTGTACCTATCGATATTGTTGAATTGTTAGGACAACTAACAGTTCAATTTCGTATGCAAGTACAAGAAGCTAATATTGAATGTAGACCTTCCTTCCCACCTCAAAAACTAATGGTTCTTGCTGATGGTGATAAATTAGTACGTGTATTTGAGAATTTAATTATCAATGCTATAACGTACGGAAATGATGGAGAATATATTGATATGATCGCTTATGAAAGTAATAATATGATCGCGATTGATATTACAAATTATGGACAACCTATCCCAAGCACTGATTTGCCTCATATTTTTGAACGCTTTTATCGCGTTGAAAAATCACGTTCCACACATACTGGAGGATCTGGACTTGGTTTAGCAATTTCAAAAAGTATCGTTGAACTCCATAATGGAAAAATTGAAGTATACAGTGATGATGAAAAAACTACTTTCACTGTGAAATTACTTCCATATAAATGCTGA
- a CDS encoding enoyl-CoA hydratase — translation MLQLQNISMDYVTPHIVKLTLNRERQANSLSLALLEELQSMLTQINEESDVRVVIITGAGEKAFCAGADLKERANMNEEQVRHAVGMIRSTMDMVEQLSQPVIAAVNGIALGGGTELSLACDFRIAADTASLGLTETSLAIIPGAGGTQRLPRLIGVGRAKELIYTGRRISAQEAIEYGLVEFVVPANLLEEKAIEIAGKIANNGPVAVRLAKQAISNGIQVDLHTGLQMEKQAYEGVIHTKDRLEGLQAFKEKRKPMYKGE, via the coding sequence ATGCTACAATTACAAAATATTTCAATGGATTACGTAACACCGCACATTGTAAAGCTAACTTTAAACCGTGAAAGACAAGCGAATTCGTTATCGCTAGCATTATTAGAAGAGTTACAATCTATGTTAACTCAAATAAATGAAGAGTCTGATGTACGCGTTGTTATTATAACTGGAGCTGGTGAAAAAGCATTTTGTGCTGGTGCGGATTTAAAAGAACGTGCCAATATGAATGAAGAGCAAGTACGTCATGCTGTTGGAATGATTCGCTCCACTATGGATATGGTTGAACAACTCTCACAACCAGTTATCGCGGCAGTAAATGGCATCGCACTTGGTGGTGGCACTGAGTTAAGTTTAGCATGTGACTTTAGAATTGCAGCAGATACAGCGAGTCTTGGCCTGACTGAAACATCACTTGCTATTATTCCTGGAGCTGGTGGTACACAGCGTCTACCAAGATTAATTGGGGTTGGTAGAGCGAAAGAATTAATTTATACAGGAAGACGTATTTCAGCACAGGAAGCAATAGAATATGGATTAGTAGAATTTGTTGTACCAGCAAATTTATTAGAAGAGAAAGCAATTGAGATTGCAGGGAAAATTGCTAATAATGGTCCGGTTGCTGTTCGGTTAGCGAAACAAGCAATTTCAAATGGGATTCAAGTAGATTTACATACCGGATTACAAATGGAAAAGCAAGCGTATGAAGGTGTAATCCATACGAAAGATAGATTAGAAGGATTACAGGCATTTAAGGAAAAACGCAAGCCTATGTATAAGGGGGAGTAA